GTTTTGATTACAAGGACTTCAAGTGTTTCCAAACAGATTACATCAAGAAGTGGACTGTTTACACTCAAGGTAAACGAATTGTGTATGACAAGGAATCGAAATCTGCAAAGGAAATTTTCCCTGTTGAAATCATCAAGGCTGCTCTCGAAAAACAGAACATTGCTTTGACAGACCAATTAGATGTTCTTTCTGTAATCAATTCTGTCGAGGCATCTCCTAAATCAGCTTCTTTCTTTGGCGATATTTGCTATGCGTTTGAAAAAACGCTTCAAATGCGTAATAGCATTCCAAACACTGATGAAGATTACCTTGTATCTCCTGTAATGAACAAAAAAGGAGAATTCTATGATAGTAGGTCTTGTGGCGATACCTTGCCAAAGAATGCAGATGCAAATGGAGCGTACCATATTGCACTTAAGGGGCTATATCTAATAAAGAACGTATTTGACGCTGGAGGCAAAGATTTGAAAATTTCGCACGAAGATTGGTTTAAGTTCGCGCAGTCCAGAAACGCATAGAATCTAAATAACAAACTTTTTTCCTAAGGCTCGGAAGAACATATTCGAGCCTTTGTTATGCCTATGGAAAATTATATAGCTATTTCAACGCTGAACGATTTTATTTTCTGCCCGTATTCCATATATTTGCACAACGTCTATATGGAATCAGACGAATCTATGTATCACGCCACACCGCAAATGCAAGGCAAAATCGCACACAAAGGTATTGATCAAAAAACCTACAGTTCTAAGAAAGATGACATCACTTCTTTACCTGTTTTTAGTGAAAAATACGGATTGATAGGAAAAATTGATTTATTAAAGCAAAAAGAACATCTTTTAATAGAGCGAAAATATCAGTTGAAGCGAATTTTTCAAGGGCAAATATATCAGTTATGGGCTCAATACTTTTGCCTTACTGAAATGGGTTACGAAGTACAGAAGCTTTCATTTTACGAAATTTCAACAAACAAGATGATTCCCGTAGAATTACCGACCGAAACCCAAATAGAGGAATTTGAAAATTTTATCAAGACCTTTAAAAATTACGATCCAGCATCACCAATAACAGTGAATCCAAGCAAATGTAAACATTGCATATACAACAACTTATGCGACAAAACGGAGGTTTCAAATGTTTACGGCTAAAGATATTGAGTGTCGCAGTATTTTTATCATCAACTGCCTAAAGGATCGTAATTTGCGAGTTTCTTCAGGAGAATTACTCTTGGAAGACACTGAAGAAAAGAGAACTCTCACCAAGTTCCCGTTTCAAAAAATACTCGCACTTTTTATCATTGGCCCAATTACAATAACAACGCCACTACTCGAAAAATGCAAAAAATTTGATGTCGCACTAGTTGTCATGAAAGGTAACTTAAGACCCGTTTTCTTTTGGGCAAATCATGCTGAAGCAAATTTCTTATTGCACCAAAAACAGTATTTCTTTGAAAAAACGGACATATCCTTCGCAAAAGTTATCGTGCGAAACAAAATTCTCAATCAGGAATCTGTACTTGGAAAAATTCGGAAGAAAAATGAAAAAATTGACAAAGCCAAACAACTATGTTTTGACTACTTAGAAAAACTTTCTGATGTCCAAGAATATGAGAAATTAATGGGTATAGAAGGCTATGTTTCCAAAATATTTTTCGAAGCCTATTTCGCAGAATACGAATGGATTGCCCGGATGCCACGTGCAAAAAATGATACAACAAATGCAGTCTTAGATATCGGATACACCATTCTGTTCAACTTTATTGAGGTCTTTCTAAGGCTTTTCGGGTTCGATCCCTATGTGGGAGTATATCACCGTTTATGGTTTAAGCGGAAATCTTTAGTCTGTGATGTAATGGAGCCGTTCCGTTGCATTATTGATATGAGAGTTCGAAAAGCCCTAAATCTCGGACAAATAAAAAAAGAAGATTTTAATTTTGTAAAAGGAGAATATTTGCTGAAATTCGAAAAATATTCAGAATATTCAACTCTATTCTTGCAAGACCTTGTTGATAAAAAAATAGAAATCTTTAAATTCATCCAATCATATTATAGGGCTTTCATGAAAGGCAGCTCAGATTTAATTATCCCCTTTTTATTGGAGTAAGGCAATGCTAATAATAAGCTACGATATTAAAGACGATAAACTGAGAACAGCCTTCTCCAAAATGATTCAATCGAACGGAGGTATCCGTTTGCAATACTCTGTTTATGAGGTTAATCACTCACAACGTTTTTTAGACGTTCTAAAAATGGAAATTGAGACCGTATTTAAAAGAGAGTTCTCTGCGGATGACAGCGTCATGATATTCGACGTAAATAATGAAAAAACTATAAAATACGGAAATGCAATACACAGAGATCAAGGATTACTCATATTCTGATGCAAACCTGAATGATAATTTTCGAATATTCTGAGCAGACATTCCCCCATAACATATTGGCTGTAAACAAGTTATGACTTCCAA
The genomic region above belongs to uncultured Fibrobacter sp. and contains:
- the cas4 gene encoding type V CRISPR-associated protein Cas4, with the protein product MENYIAISTLNDFIFCPYSIYLHNVYMESDESMYHATPQMQGKIAHKGIDQKTYSSKKDDITSLPVFSEKYGLIGKIDLLKQKEHLLIERKYQLKRIFQGQIYQLWAQYFCLTEMGYEVQKLSFYEISTNKMIPVELPTETQIEEFENFIKTFKNYDPASPITVNPSKCKHCIYNNLCDKTEVSNVYG
- the cas1 gene encoding type V CRISPR-associated endonuclease Cas1, whose product is MFTAKDIECRSIFIINCLKDRNLRVSSGELLLEDTEEKRTLTKFPFQKILALFIIGPITITTPLLEKCKKFDVALVVMKGNLRPVFFWANHAEANFLLHQKQYFFEKTDISFAKVIVRNKILNQESVLGKIRKKNEKIDKAKQLCFDYLEKLSDVQEYEKLMGIEGYVSKIFFEAYFAEYEWIARMPRAKNDTTNAVLDIGYTILFNFIEVFLRLFGFDPYVGVYHRLWFKRKSLVCDVMEPFRCIIDMRVRKALNLGQIKKEDFNFVKGEYLLKFEKYSEYSTLFLQDLVDKKIEIFKFIQSYYRAFMKGSSDLIIPFLLE
- the cas2 gene encoding CRISPR-associated endonuclease Cas2, with translation MLIISYDIKDDKLRTAFSKMIQSNGGIRLQYSVYEVNHSQRFLDVLKMEIETVFKREFSADDSVMIFDVNNEKTIKYGNAIHRDQGLLIF